Proteins encoded in a region of the Mercenaria mercenaria strain notata chromosome 1, MADL_Memer_1, whole genome shotgun sequence genome:
- the LOC123527372 gene encoding uncharacterized protein LOC123527372, with the protein MNSLLYEPREGVEFSKRSEVPLLKVRYSVFQTALFCMIADWLKGKVGIGAPTEETVRGDVSEVNSAVNGDIQDKILDEESKCVYDEMVKIKVPGHLKVATSHRRWLRLTYELLLKIGVRFSDKMSDLVRRHDLSKYTHREVLGYAVMFGDGSIDWRQLEIEAEKIEWDNTLHNHYAGNPHHPEYFYPLLEDGKRDKSVPMLKLDPENGKDFVDESIIDMLAARGERVLAKDPEFNVKKWLDIEERYLFRYANEDKMYVKECLKKYEEMAEEFFSAEENVKRFDGYFDSRHVVFKPY; encoded by the exons ATGAATTCG TTGCTGTATGAGCCTAGAGAAGGGGTCGAGTTCAGCAAGCGGTCCGAGGTTCCCTTGCTGAAAGTTAGATACAGCGTATTTCAGACAGCTCTATTTTGTATGATCGCAGACTGGCTGAAAGGAAAGGTCGGCATAGGCGCTCCAACAGAAGAAACAGTAAGAGGTGATGTTTCTGAAGTGAACAGTGCAGTTAATGGTGACATACAGGACAAGATTCTAGATGAAGAATCAAAATGTGTTTACGATGAAatggtgaaaataaaagtaccgGGACATTTAAAGGTGGCAACTTCCCACCGAAGATGGTTACGACTCACGTATGAACTTTTACTGAAAATAGGTGTCAGGTTTTCTGACAAAATGTCTGACCTTGTTAGGAGGCACGATTTGAGTAAATACACTCACAGGGAAGTGCTCGGGTATGCTGTCATGTTTGGAGATGGTTCGATCGACTGGAGGCAGTTAGAAATAGAAGCAGAAAAGATAGAATGGGATAATACCCTTCATAATCACTACGCCGGTAATCCCCATCATCCGGAATATTTCTATCCTCTACTAGAAGATGGTAAAAGGGACAAGAGCGTGCCAATGTTGAAACTAGACCCTGAAAATGGCAAAGATTTTGTCGATGAAAGTATAATTGACATGCTAGCCGCGCGCGGAGAGAGGGTTCTTGCTAAAGATCCGGAATTTAACGTAAAGAAATGGTTAGATATCGAAGAAAGGTACCTATTTAGATATGCCAATGAAGACAAAATGTATGTCAAGGAGTGTTTGAAAAAATACGAAGAAATGGCCGAAGAGTTCTTTTCTGCAGAAGAAAATGTTAAACGTTTCGATGGATATTTTGACAGTAGGCATGTGGTATTCAAACcgtattga